Part of the Micromonospora rhizosphaerae genome is shown below.
TGGTGGAGTTCGAGGCCGCGGGCGCTGGTGACCCGGAGGTACCAGGCGGTCACGTAGTTGGGATGCCGGGCGGTGACGTCGATGAGGACCGTCTCGGCCTGCCGCAGGTACGCGTGGAACTGCTCGAACTGCTCCCGGCTGACGTGCTGCGCCCGGTAGCCGGTGCGGATCCGCCACCCGGTGCGGATGAGGGTGGCGGCGAGCAGGCTCGCCGCGACCGGCTCGCCGGGCTGCCGGGCGACCACCGAGCGCAGGAACGGCTCGGTGCCCTCCAGCTCGCCGCACTGGAGGGTGAAGAGCGAGATGCCGTTCCAGTCCAGCCCGCCGACCACCTGCCGGACCGTGGGCCAGTCACCGGCGGCCAGCGCCGCCCGCATCCGGCCCAGCTCGGGATACGCGGTCGCGGGGTCGAAGCTGGGTGCCGGGAGGGGGGCGGGCATGGCGGCGATCATAGGCGATCACCGCCGGCCGGTGACCCCCTGACCAGGCTCTTCCCGCACTGCGGGCGCGGTGGGCGTCAGCGGCGTCGCCGCCGGAGCAGCACGATGGGCAGCGCGAGGACGACCGTGACCAGCCAGCACACCACGACCATGCCCCACAGCCAGCCCTCGTCGCCGTCCGCCTCGTCGGTGATGAACATGCTGAGGGTGAGCAGCAGGCTGATCCCGCCGACGCCGAGGGTGGCGAGCCCGCTGAGCACCATGACCGGGATCTCCCACCAGGAGCGCTTCGCCGGGGCCGGCCGCTGCTGCGACTGCCGCCGGTTGGCCGCCGCGTACGGCTGGGGGATCTGCTCCGGCGGCCGGGCCGGCATGGGGAGCCGACGGTCGGCTGGCACCTGCTGGTCGATGACGTGAATGGCGCCCGGGTGCAGGTCGAACAGCGTCGGCTCGATGTGCACCGAGATGGCGTCGTAGCCGATCAGCCGGCGGGCCCCGTCCGGCCAGGCGAGCATGGCCGCGCACTCGGCGTACCGGACGGTGTGCGGGCCGCCGGGGCCGAGGTAGCTCACCCCGTCGACGCCGACCCGCAGCTCGGCGTCGCCCTCTCGTTGCTGGTACGCGGTGCCCGTCACCGTGTGCGTGGAGCGGGTCGGCGCCTCGGTGAAGCCGGCCCAGTCGGCGGTGTGTCCGTCCGGCACCATGAGCAGCGCCGTGGCGGTGACCTCCTGCACCACCTGGTGCAGGTCGGCGAGGGTGACGCTGTTCAGCTCCGCCCGCAGTTCGTCGACCGTCAGGTTCGGCTCGCCGGTCAGCAGGTTGAGCGCGCAGGTGGGCAGCCGGTCCGCGTCCACCTCGGGCGAGGCGAGGGCGTCCTCCCGCTTGGCCACGGCGGCCTCCAGGTCGGCCTGTTCGATCCGCCCGACCCGCAGCTTGGCCAGCACGTCGATGAAGCCGCCGAGCACCGCGTCCTGCTTCTCGGGCAGCGCGTCGGCGAGCGCGCGCAGGGTGGCGTACCCGTCCCCGCGCGGCTGGTACGAGGTGTCGATGGCGTAGGAGAGGCCGTCCTCCTGCCGCAGCGACCGGAAGAGCTCGCGTTCCAGCACGTCGGCGAGGACGCTCGCGGTGCTCCGGCGGCGCACGACCGAGTCCAGCACCACCGCCCGCGAGCCGTTGGCGAAGTACGCGGGGGTGGTCGGCAGCGCCGACGACGCGGCCGGGACCGGTTGCCGTACGCCGGCCGGCAGCGCCAGCCGCAGCCCGGCCGGCACCCGGTCGCCGGCGATCCAGAGCACCGCGTTCTCCGGGGTGAACCAGCGGGCCGCCCACTGCCGCAGGTCGTGCTCGGTCAGCGTGGGCAGGCCGAACTCCGCGAAGCTGATCAGCCCGTGGTCGCGGGCGCCGTGCCGCCAGAACGGGATCTCCCGGACCGGTGCGCTGCCCCGGCTGCTCCACTCGGTCCGCAGGATCTCCTTCTCCACCTCCAGCCGGCCCATCGGCAGGTCGTGGATGGTGCGGCAGACGGCGGTGAGGAAGCCGGCGACGTCCTCCTCCGAGCCCTGCATGTAGAAGGAGGTGTAGGTCGACGCGGTGGCGCCGTTGAAGTGGTAGTCGGCCAGCCCGAGCGGGGCCAGCGCGAGGTGTTCGAGCAGGTGCGTGATGCCCCTGCGGGGCAGCGTCTCGTCGGCGGTGCCGACCCGGAAGGTGAGCCCCGCGCGCAACGGCCCGGAGGTGGGGGCGAGCAGCGTGGGCACCCCGTCGACGTCCAGTTGGCGGATCATCGGGCGCCACCCTTCGCGTACGCCTCGGAGCGGAAGTGGTCGAGCGTCTGCCTGCCGGACAGGTAGGACCAGGGGTACTCGCTGCCCAGGTGCCCCAGGGCGGCGAACTGGGCCGCCGCCGCGGCCCACTGGTCCATCAGCCCGAACCAGAGGGCGAAGACGGACCGGGTGGAGACCCACCCGGGTTCGTGCCGGAAGTGCGGGTGCAGCACGGAGCGCTTCGCGGCCGCCCAGATGTCCTGCACCACGCGCGGATCCCGCGCGTACGCGGCCCGCTCGCCGTCGGTGTCGAAGGCGTACCACCGCTCGAAGTGCGCGTCGGCGAGCAGGACGCCGTTCTGCGCGCCCTCCGGCGCGGCGAGCATGCGCTCCCGCGCGAACGTGAAGACGTCGTCCCAGGTGCCGCCCCACTTGGGGCAGAGCTGCTGGAGCAGGGCCGACTGCGAACGCCGGTCGTGCGGCGCGTACCGGGCGAGCCGGTCGTAGCGGCGGCGCGCCTCGGCCTGGCCCAGCTGCAGACCCATCGCGGTGGTGAGGCGCTCCTGCCAGGCAATGACGTTGCCGGGGTCGCGGGCGCAGACGTCGATCAGGATCTGCTCGGCCTGCCGCAGATAGTCGTGGAGCTGCGCGAACTGCTCCCGGCTGACGTACTTCGCCTGCTTGTCGCTGCGGATCGCCCAGCCCACCTGGATCAGGTGCGCGGCCAACATCGTCGCGGCCACGGTCTCCCCGGGCTGCTGTGCCAGCACCTGGCGGAGGAAGTCGCCGATCCCCTCGACGTCGTCGGCGACGCCGATCAGCAACGAGCGGCCGGCCCAGTCCCGCGCGTCGAGCAGCCGCCGGACGCGCGCCCAGTCCCGCGCGTCGAGGGCCGCGCGCATGTCGTTGACCTCGGGAAACGCGGCGGCCGGGTCGAAGTTGATCGCCGGGAGGGGCTCGGGCATGGCGGCGATCATAGGTGATCACGGGACGGCCCCGGCTCCCCCGTCCAGTTGGACCCGCCCCGCCAGCTGCGGCGAGGGTGGCGAGCAGCCGCTCAGCCGCCGCCGACCATGGCCACGTCGGACTCAGCGAGCAGGCTCGAGCTCCGCGCCGGTCCGGTCCCCGTCGCGGTTCGTCCGGGACAGCCGGCCCGGCCACCAGACCTTCGGCCCGATGTCGTACGCCAGGGCGGGCACCAGCAGCGACCGGACGACGATGGTGTCGAGCAGCACCCCGACCGCGACCGCCACGCCCAACTCGACGAGCACCACCAGCGGGAGCACGGCCAGCGCGGAGAAGGTCGCGGCGAGCACGATGCCGGCGGAGGTGATCACGCCGCCGGTGAGCGCGAGGCCGGCCAGGACCCCGGCCCGGGTGCCGCGCTTGACCGACTCCTCGCGAACCCGGCTCATCAGGAAGATGTTGTAGTCGATGCCGAGGGCGACCAGGAAGACGAAGGCGAAGAGTGGGAACGACTGGTCGACGCCGGGAAAGTCGAAGACGTACTTGAAGAGCAGCGCGCAGAGGCCGAGCGTGGCCAGGAAGGAGAGGAGAACGGTCGCGATCAGCAGGACCGGGGCGAGCAGCGCGCGCAGCAGCAGGGCCAGGATGATCGCGATGACCACCAGCACCACCGGGATGATCAGGTTGCGGTCCCGGGTGGAGGCGGCGGCGGTGTCCACGTTGATCGCGGTGAAGCCGCCGACCACGGAGTCCGAGCCAGGCACCTTGTGCACGGCCGCGCGCAGGTCGCGGATGGTCCGTTCGG
Proteins encoded:
- a CDS encoding M16 family metallopeptidase encodes the protein MIRQLDVDGVPTLLAPTSGPLRAGLTFRVGTADETLPRRGITHLLEHLALAPLGLADYHFNGATASTYTSFYMQGSEEDVAGFLTAVCRTIHDLPMGRLEVEKEILRTEWSSRGSAPVREIPFWRHGARDHGLISFAEFGLPTLTEHDLRQWAARWFTPENAVLWIAGDRVPAGLRLALPAGVRQPVPAASSALPTTPAYFANGSRAVVLDSVVRRRSTASVLADVLERELFRSLRQEDGLSYAIDTSYQPRGDGYATLRALADALPEKQDAVLGGFIDVLAKLRVGRIEQADLEAAVAKREDALASPEVDADRLPTCALNLLTGEPNLTVDELRAELNSVTLADLHQVVQEVTATALLMVPDGHTADWAGFTEAPTRSTHTVTGTAYQQREGDAELRVGVDGVSYLGPGGPHTVRYAECAAMLAWPDGARRLIGYDAISVHIEPTLFDLHPGAIHVIDQQVPADRRLPMPARPPEQIPQPYAAANRRQSQQRPAPAKRSWWEIPVMVLSGLATLGVGGISLLLTLSMFITDEADGDEGWLWGMVVVCWLVTVVLALPIVLLRRRRR